Part of the Amphiura filiformis chromosome 9, Afil_fr2py, whole genome shotgun sequence genome is shown below.
gcaaaaaaaaaatcaatgggtgtagtaccccttaaagtgcTATATTTAGATATAGTATTGACCCATTGAGTCATAAGTCGGTGAATATCTAAGAAACCACTGTGAGTTATCAGCAGTGATTTCATCAATAATAGAATGGGGGTTGAATGGGTGATATAGCATTTGCCTAATTGGACAATGATTTGAGCCCTCTCTGACAATACAAAATCCACCGGTGCTGCACGCCTCTCTCCCCGCCGAGGAACTAGAACTATTAGTGTGATATTGTGATACTACAATGAAAGTACATGTATAAgcaaaaagtgattgaagtttgcaaaaagtgattgaagtttgcaaaaagtgattgaagtttgcaaaaagtgattgaagtGATTGAAGTTTTcaaaaagtgattgaagtttgcaaaaagtggTTGAAGTctgcaaaactgattgaagtttgcaaaaagtgattgaagtttgcaaaaagtgattgaagttggcaaaaagtgattgaagttGGCAAAAGGTGAttgaagtttgcatgtccctcgtGGTACACCGTATCTCCCACTACACGTGCCAAAAAATCCCCCATTATgaatgcaaaaacaaaaaaacttcataactaaATAAAATCCTCACCTAACTGTGTACACAAtaaaacatgaaattaaaaaaaggtaaTCTTGGTCAATACCTGATGCAAAAAAGAGATTGTCTGACCCAACTCCCAGCCTTTCCCTTGGAAGTCAAATGATGCGTCCCTTAGACATGTTAGAATCGTTTGATTCTTTcaagttgtaggcctatagtaaataGTGAtgctttgtattttaatatttaccTTTTCAGATCCTTGATGAAATAATTAGAAATGGGTGTCGGACTAAGAAGACGTGGTCATGGTGGCCACAGAAGAAGGGCCGAGGCAAGGGCCCGTCGACGCCACCATCGTGTCTACCATAACTACCGAACAAGACACAGAATAGGACACCATTTCCGCATAGGAAACAGAGTCATTATCTTCGGCAACGGTCAACAAACATCTTCGCAGACGCTGAATACTAGTGGGTCTGGGCAAAACTCAGGAAATCGCTTTGATGGGTTCCTTTGTGGATTCAGACTCGGGTTTATATTGTGTATTACTCCCGGAACATTCTTAATATGGATTGGATATTTTCTTGAACTGGGAGGCTCAGGTACGAAAATTGCTGGTCCCATTCTTCTTGTGCTTGGAAGCACATTGATCTTGAGTTCAGCTGTAATAGGATTTAGGAAAGACTGGAAAGGCAACACTCCAAATTCTACCAGCTGGAATCAGCGAATACGAAATGATTTTTTGATTCTGGATATTATTTTTGAACTAATGGGTTTAGTCCTAGCATGCGTAGGGTTTAATTATAACATCTTTGTCTTTATTATAACTGGGTGCTCTTTCTTCGGATTTGGATTGTTATTATTAGTATTTGGATTATTACTATCACGATATGGAAGCTTCGAGGAAGATGATGAGCTTAATTCTACAGATAATCCAAGCGCTGCAAACACTAGTTCCTCCGTTCCCACTAGCGAACCAGGAACAGGATCGCTTCCTATTTATAGCGCACTATTTTCTATCAACCATTATCCCGATCCTACCCCCAACCATGCATTAAATCCCGATATAGAAGAATCGGAGGAGACAACGTTGCCTAATGATTTCGACGTTATCGGTTGGGCATTGTTTGTCCCCGGTATATGTTTTTCATGTATTGGTTGGATAAAAGGTTACGACGATCCTTATCGTTTAAGATGTGGACTAATTGGTACCGTTTGCCTTACAACAGCAGGCTTATTGCTCATTATTTCTACTATTACACATCTGTGTAGCGATTCAACTCAAAATCGAGGTGCCCTTTATCGCATTTTTGGAATGTGCTTTGTTTGTGGAATTATTATGACCGCTGTAGGCTTCACACATCATCCTTACGGATTCGCACTAGGCGTAGCAGGTGCATGTCTTTTAGGGATCGCATTACTTACCTGTATTTGTAATAGACCTACATGCCAGGAGCAAAGTCCAGACGATGCTGAACTGGGACAAACAAATGCATGTCTTTTAGGGATCGCGGTACTTACCTGTATTTGTCCTACATGGCAGGAGCAAAGTCCAGACGATGCTGAACTGGGACAAAAAACAATTTCAGGAGCAAACCCGTTTACTTCCCTTTTCACATCCAACGTAACACACAATGCAAGACAAACAACATCCGTAACATTTAATACACAAAATGCCCACGCGACACCCTCAGGAGCAAACCGGTTTCGTGCGACACTCTTTAACATATCTAATACACAAAATACCAGCCAGACTATCCAGGAGCAAAGTCCAGGCGATGCTGAACTGGGACAAACAACTTTTAATACACAAAATGCCAACGTGACACCCTCAGGAGCAAACCGGTTTGCGACACTCTTTAACATATTTAATACACAAAATACCAGCCAGACTATCCAGGAGCAAAGTCCAGGCGATGCTGAACTGGGACAAACAACTTTTAATACACAAAATGCCAACGTGACACCCTCAGGAGCAAACCGGTTTGCGACACTCTTTAACATATTTAATACACAAAATACCAGCCAGACTATCCAGGAGCAAAGTCCAGGCGATGCTGAACTGGGACAAACAACTTTTAATGCACAAAATGCCAACGTGACACCCTCAGGAGCAAACCGGTTTGCGACACTCTTTAACATATTTAATACACAAAATACCAGCCAGACTATCCAGGAGCAAAGTCCAGGCGATGCTGAACTGGGACAAACAACTTTTAATACACAAAATGCCAACGTGACACCCTTAGGAGCAAACCCGTTTGCGACACTCTTTAATACACAAAATACCAGCCAGACTATCCAGGAGCAAAGTCCAGGCGGTGCTGAACTGGGACAAACAACTTTTATTACACAAAATACCAACGTGACACCCTCAGGAGCAAACCCGTTTGCGACACTCTTTAATACACAAAATACTAGCCAGACTTTCCAGGAGGAAAGTCCAGGCGATGCTGAACTGGGGCAAATAACTTTTAATACACAAAATGCCAACATTGCAACAATTTCAGGAGCAAACCCGTTTACTTCCCTCGTCACATCCAACGTAACACACAATGCAGGACAAACATCCGTAACTTTCAATACACGAAATGCCAATGTGACACCCTCAGGAGCAAACCTCTTGAGCTCTAATCCTACACACAGTACACACCCTGCTTATCCACCAACGTTCACACAACCAACAGGTGATCTACCAAGCTATGCCCAGGCAGTGTCTATGCCTACCCCAGAATTCCAGCCAGGCCTATTGCGAAATACGTAAGTGAATATAccaagtagtagtagtagtagtagtggtagtggtagtggtagtggtagtggtagtggtagcgGTAGCGGTAGCGGCAGCGGCAgcggcagcagcagcagcagcagtagcagtagtagtagctGGTTATATCGTTTTCTATATAATAGCTTCTCGGAATCTTGTAAAATCAACAAATCACATTTAATCTACTTGAAACAAGAAACAAGTTTCGTCTGCGGATAGAACACTCTTAAAAAGACTAAATTCTTTAATAGTTGAACATTTGAAATTGGCTTCATTCCTGGTGAAGTACCGCATATAAAATCAGTAGGTTGTCGTTTATGTATGTGGAGAGTTAAAAACTTTTCTCATAATATATAAGATCTCATTAAATTACACCCAATCTGTGTCAACGTTTAATTTATCTGGGTCAAATTTGACATGATTTCTGGTCAAATTTATTCACCCGACTAGAAATCTAGTGAGATCTTATAGGAATCTAGTCAAATTCGACTAGCCCTTTGTAAGAGTGAAACTGTTTGCGAAGATGATGGGCATTTGAGGTTGATCCACTGTTATGCATTTTGAAGTGAGAGAATCATTGTGGCATGCCCATAATCAGCCCATTCATCATGTTCAGTATTAAATGAACAACCATTTCATATGATATTTCCTAGTAAAATTATGTTGACACTGACATTTTTATTCCATTTTCTTTCAGACCAAGTGCTCCTTCAGCTGCAGACTACAATCCGTCTTTCATAGCGGCACCTGGTGACGTCGGTGATGTCACGGAAGAAGACTTGCCTCCACCACCGTCCTACGATGAGGTCACGACAGGCGCCTTTAACGTCATCGTCACAACgtcgttttgagcgtttcgacggtattttttgtgggacatgagtgcacatcagacatatcgaattgcattctgaatacgaagaatgtctttctgatatcaaataattttcattttttgaaattcacgatatgatacaaattttatgacaaattattaaaatttgatatttttcacatttttgatattatgtcctcgaagtaaattttataaatctaatgatatatttttaaagtgtatgtagctggaaggaaaagccgacgatcaatttaaaatttggacctttcatattgaagatagttTAATGTTCAACTCAATGCAGGTCAGTGAGGTTCATGAACATGCATGATTGTATGATTTATTGTTGTACCGCACACGTCACCAACTATTTATTGAACATTTTTCACGATGTTTTTCTCCATATCTCAAGGTTATCATGCCATCTGTTCCAACAAGCCTATCAGACTTGAATTCTTGTGTCTGCCTTTCAGCGCCTTCGAACAATTGACTTTTTGTATATTGGCGCTTTATAAATTGTTATTCTTGTTGTTGTTATCAGAGGACAtctcacggctggacttcgtggccttagggaccgttcacaaacacttgttggggggctgatgcaaaatggggggggTGAAATGTGTCCCCTCCTAAAGGGGGCGGAAAAATGTGTCCCCTCCTAAGGGGCTGAAAATGTTccccctcctaaggggggggggctgaaaaaattgaccacaaagtTTCCCGGGAaacttgagtttatatgcttttctatggggttgacccataattaaCATGTCAAAAAGAGGGGGAGGGGctgaaattttgagatctgaaaagaggGGGGCCCGAAatctttttttgcatcagcccccccccccaccccctaacaagtgtttgtgaacggtctgcATTATATCTAGTTTTAAATTGTATTAGGCCTATGTCaacaaatgtatttttttaatatatctaAATGTCGGAAACAAAATGGCACCTATGCCGGGAAGgactgacctatgtcaattcgGCCTCTTTGGAATGCGTGACTTATTTGTCACTCTCCCTTAGTGGTATGGCTCTCTGAAATAATTGTGTAAATGCATAACAGTATTCGTATTAGGGGCGTATAGTATTAGGCTGTAGGTCGCCTGGCGGCTCGGtgagtggactttcgcggtttgtgggttttgtagaccaatatcttagggagacagtgatctttactgcatagtggtcctactgcatagtggtcctacttacttgttggtgacttatgtagcttgccaatagtgaagcttgccttcggcaagctctgtaccatgtacatgtactgctgggagtggtattattttttttacagaatggtctaaaccaggcagggattggcctatatacattttctttaaaaataccagtcacttgcttgggtttattttacttggggatcactggatcttctaaggtactgcgagggctctgatcaagagctagggAAAGCCCTGAAAAGTGCGTGAATCTGGGCTAAAAGcctccaaaatgggctgaaaatatagAAAAGTGAGGTAATTGGCGGGAACATTCTGTCATCAAAGTCAATATTAAGATGGACtccatgctgacttcaacataacccatgcatgctttagtatgCCCTAATTACGTGTGTCAGTCGGCACCagtgtaatatttaaaattttgtaaattgagttcgggcccttttttgtttagCCTAAGGTAAtcataatagtgtaaaaatcatTTGGCCTtcatttatcaatcaaattttcggctttctcaaattaaaattttatgcAATAATAGTGAAAAATGGCCCAACAAATGGCTTCAAATAGGTCTTCATCTTGCACAAATTTCTCACTTCGTGCTTGCGCGGCGCAGGGTGGTGTcagaggggatgtgccccctcagtgATGAGAAActgttgcaaaatgaagacctaattgaagccatttggtgggccattttggcattattaagggatctggaatgagcgtttcgacagtattttttgtgggacatgagagcagatcagacatatcgaatattgcattctgaatacggagaatgtctttctgatatcaaataattttcattttttgaaattcacgatataatacagattttataacaaattattaaaatttgatatttttcacattttcgatatataacagtcctcgaagtaaattttataaatctaatgatatattcttaaagtgtatgtagctgggaggaaaagccgacgaccaattgaaaattttgacctttcatattgaagatatggattttttcccaaaaagacctaatttttttggtgttatgggaaaaaaatccatatcttcaatacgaaaggtcaaaattttcaattgatcgtcggcatttcataccacctacatacacgttgagtataaatcattagatttataaagtttacttcgagtactgttaaatatcaaaatatcaattttaatcatttgccataaaatgtgtattacattgcgaatttcaaaaatcaaaattatttgatatcagaaggacattcttcgtattcagaatgcaattcgatatgtctgatgtgctctaatgtcccacaataaatactgtccaagcgttcataccccaccccttaatgtgtacaatttttatttgaaaaagccgaaaatgtgtgaaatgacggcccaattgaagtcgttcgtggacaagttttcactagTATTgcgtaaattattgctttaaacataaagtgaCCAGAAGCGAAAAGAGCAACTTCTTTAGGCtatgcatacgcagggggtgtctgagggggatgcgcCCCGTCAGTagtgagaaacttgtgcaaaatgaagacctaaatgaagtcatttcccagcaaacacaaaacgttttcgacatcattcgcaaaaggttataaaaggttgtcagaaaacgtttaaatgtcgggttatataaagggtatattaagagtataaaacgttttcataaccttaaaaaacatttttgataatctactgctcagcaaacaaaaatgttttacagaaaacgtttaaatgtcgggttatataaagggtataaaaacgttttaataacattccaaaaagattcttgaaaacttgctacaaaacattctaaacagaatgttattttagttgaaaaatattttgcgaaaaatgtttgcccaaaatattttcaataacgtttaaaaacgttttcatgaccttttatataacccgacatttaaatgttattaaaaggttttgaaaaaacattttaagaacatttattgacacaatatttggtaaaaatgtttgcaaaaatagtttactataacattttttgaaaacatttaaaaatatttttgtagtgtgttttcatacaaaacgttttaaaacgttatcatgacctttatataacccgacattttaatgttattaaaacgtttttacctaaaccagaagccaaaatataacttatttaaaacgtttttaaaacgtttttgtgtttgctgggttgctggACAATTTTGCTAGTAtagtattattgtgtacaatttctatttgaaaaagccgaaattttgtgaaatgacggcccaattgaagccattcgtggacacaTTTTCACTATTATCATTATtgcgtacattattgctttaaacatagtTTATGGAGTGCCCAAACCAGAAGCGAAAAGGGCGACTTcttttttctaagccaattttggtatacatggtatataggcctggatgggtcctttttgtcaaaatgttctcattttttttccggaaaatagcccaagtttgcctcaatctagccaaaaattttcctcaatctagccaaaatctagcggcacacccctaccaaaaccaaacttgagtaaccCCCGAGATACACATaataatgtacagggtgtcccaaaaaaagaggcccctcattgcgccatctttttctcctatttctgaaaagttaatcaaatatattttggtaccgtatgtaaagaaacctgtaatcgttagctttaataaagcaaaacaattatttcaatcggctcgaTGTTTTGGTAGTTATGCCCTCTtcaagaaatgtacctgtttttcactctgtccacggaggaggtttagctacttcaagattgaaaaggagtacacctaaaatgcatgaatatcaaacattcctcaatgataactttataaaataactttatttagggaatagGCTGTACCAGTGGGTCTATGGGCAatagattttgttaagtgtcattaatttgtggataAAATGGATGCGGAATGGGACTTcatttgctttacttgcaattacttattttttcttggttatttatgcttttttgttttattatgtttcttactttgctgtttcttgctttctttttatttacaacattagtcatttctctttttaggataaaaggtagccctgaaaaagggctatttggtttgtctttggttcttctgaagtgagtttactgtgctgctctgccttcTACCTTGTTGCCTCACTGGCGAATACAtatttcagccctggtcctcattgcatcaattgcgttgtgtaccatatccttgtgcaccggatactggcgaatgcagcagtaatacgtttgtgcagatcttggattttgccacaaaggaagaaaccaagtggtgtgaggtctagtgatcttgcaggccactccacagcatgacccatcccaaccgctctgtttgctatccgtggacagagtgaaaaacgggtacttttctttaaaagggcatatcttcaaaagttatgagccgattgaaataattgttttggtttattaaagctaacaattacaTCCGGGGGGTTACTCAGTacaaaatgaccatacggggacgtgccgcaaacatgggtagcattttcggccttctggtatatcaatgacccctttttcaaagcctgggaaaatttgtaaaaactaagacaattttggttaaattt
Proteins encoded:
- the LOC140161275 gene encoding uncharacterized protein, which encodes MGVGLRRRGHGGHRRRAEARARRRHHRVYHNYRTRHRIGHHFRIGNRVIIFGNGQQTSSQTLNTSGSGQNSGNRFDGFLCGFRLGFILCITPGTFLIWIGYFLELGGSGTKIAGPILLVLGSTLILSSAVIGFRKDWKGNTPNSTSWNQRIRNDFLILDIIFELMGLVLACVGFNYNIFVFIITGCSFFGFGLLLLVFGLLLSRYGSFEEDDELNSTDNPSAANTSSSVPTSEPGTGSLPIYSALFSINHYPDPTPNHALNPDIEESEETTLPNDFDVIGWALFVPGICFSCIGWIKGYDDPYRLRCGLIGTVCLTTAGLLLIISTITHLCSDSTQNRGALYRIFGMCFVCGIIMTAVGFTHHPYGFALGVAGACLLGIALLTCICNRPTCQEQSPDDAELGQTNACLLGIAVLTCICPTWQEQSPDDAELGQKTISGANPFTSLFTSNVTHNARQTTSVTFNTQNAHATPSGANRFRATLFNISNTQNTSQTIQEQSPGDAELGQTTFNTQNANVTPSGANRFATLFNIFNTQNTSQTIQEQSPGDAELGQTTFNTQNANVTPSGANRFATLFNIFNTQNTSQTIQEQSPGDAELGQTTFNAQNANVTPSGANRFATLFNIFNTQNTSQTIQEQSPGDAELGQTTFNTQNANVTPLGANPFATLFNTQNTSQTIQEQSPGGAELGQTTFITQNTNVTPSGANPFATLFNTQNTSQTFQEESPGDAELGQITFNTQNANIATISGANPFTSLVTSNVTHNAGQTSVTFNTRNANVTPSGANLLSSNPTHSTHPAYPPTFTQPTGDLPSYAQAVSMPTPEFQPGLLRNTPSAPSAADYNPSFIAAPGDVGDVTEEDLPPPPSYDEVTTGAFNVIVTTSF